In a single window of the Sulfurimonas hongkongensis genome:
- a CDS encoding endonuclease/exonuclease/phosphatase family protein: MKHLFLLFALLGTLFGDRVLSIASYNVENLFDLEKKGYKYREYKPNTKSNWNQKTYKIKLQNIAKVIKEIDADIIALQEIHSLKALKDLRFTLKRAGLYYEFYKIANKKNTAINVAILSKYPFVYTKEVEVTKTYKYRNILEAKFKIDGVQFYLFANHWNSKSKPESKRIFSAKLLRDRIQEIGYDKNIILLGDFNSDYEEYIKFERIRRLNDTNGKTGINHVLRSVKQTQRAKNTKYEQNNFYNLWYDADPDDRYTYIYRGKKEALDNILISQSLLDKREMFYLDGSIKNLQRDYLFKKKNIYRWQISKARIPRHKGEGYSDHLPVMAKFKLLTN; encoded by the coding sequence ATGAAACATCTCTTTTTACTCTTTGCTCTTCTTGGCACACTCTTTGGAGATAGAGTTTTGAGTATTGCCTCTTATAATGTTGAAAACCTTTTTGATTTAGAGAAAAAAGGCTACAAATATAGAGAGTATAAGCCAAATACTAAGAGTAACTGGAATCAAAAAACATACAAAATCAAACTACAAAATATTGCAAAAGTCATAAAAGAGATAGATGCAGACATCATAGCCCTACAAGAGATTCACTCCCTTAAAGCTCTAAAAGACCTACGTTTTACACTAAAGAGAGCTGGACTTTATTATGAATTTTACAAAATTGCGAACAAGAAAAATACAGCTATAAATGTAGCGATTTTAAGCAAGTATCCCTTTGTATACACTAAAGAAGTAGAAGTTACAAAAACTTACAAATATAGAAATATCTTAGAGGCAAAGTTTAAGATAGATGGAGTCCAGTTTTACTTGTTTGCAAACCACTGGAATTCAAAGTCAAAACCTGAAAGTAAAAGAATTTTTTCTGCTAAACTCTTAAGAGATAGAATCCAAGAGATTGGATATGATAAAAACATCATCTTACTGGGTGACTTTAACTCCGACTATGAAGAGTACATAAAGTTTGAGCGTATAAGAAGATTAAATGATACCAACGGCAAAACTGGCATCAACCATGTTTTACGAAGTGTAAAACAGACTCAAAGAGCCAAAAATACAAAATATGAACAAAATAATTTTTATAACCTCTGGTATGATGCAGACCCAGATGATAGATATACTTACATCTATAGAGGTAAAAAAGAAGCACTTGACAATATCTTAATCTCTCAATCTTTGTTAGACAAAAGAGAGATGTTCTATCTTGATGGAAGCATAAAAAATCTACAAAGAGACTATCTCTTTAAGAAAAAAAACATCTATAGATGGCAAATCTCAAAAGCAAGGATACCAAGACATAAAGGAGAAGGTTATTCAGACCATCTACCTGTTATGGCGAAGTTTAAGCTATTAACTAACTAG
- a CDS encoding M3 family metallopeptidase, which yields MSKFLKFSLNLESFIDDLQKIIEQNNKSVDELLKLDKKSYSSFVKPLQENEERLELFFSPLSHINAVNNSDESQKVYADSLPIITDYSTKLSQNIEIYRAYKEILEDEAKTLNFEQKRVLDLNILHFELSGAHLDKKSKTRLQEINIKKSQLSNDFSQNLLDATNAYEYVTSDAKDVDGLLKSDIESAKFEEDGVTKYRFTLQMPSYIAYMTYGPNCKIREELYKAYVTRSPENAAIIDELLSLKDEMSKILGFSNYAELSLASKMAKDTKSVIDFLQTLIDNSKEQAKEELKEVQALSKEPLESFDTAYYSEMLKKKKYEIDEEEYRPYFEQSRVVDGTFEFLNRLFGISFVRVDEKLWDEKANAYDIYLKDELKARIYLDLEARKSKRGGAWMHNFETHSKTKDGEVKLASAFVVCNFTPSSKTQKSLLRHDDVVTLFHEMGHAIHHLLSEVGEIEVSGVNGVEWDAVEFPSQFLENFAYEPKVLKLFASHHETKEILPDEMIERLVRAKNFMSASQMLRQLEFSLFDFKLHSKLYSGESIQDLLDSIRKDTALIKPPAYNKFQNGFSHIFAGGYAAGYYSYKWAEVLSADLFFSVVDEGIFDSNVAKAYLDIVLKGGGAKSMDEYFKTLMGREPDAQSLLRLNGII from the coding sequence ATGAGCAAATTTTTAAAATTTAGTCTAAATTTAGAGAGTTTTATAGATGATTTACAAAAGATTATAGAGCAAAATAATAAAAGCGTTGATGAGTTACTCAAGCTTGATAAAAAGAGTTATAGCTCTTTTGTCAAACCACTACAAGAAAATGAAGAGAGACTTGAGCTGTTTTTCTCGCCACTCTCACACATAAATGCGGTAAACAATTCAGATGAATCGCAAAAAGTATATGCCGACTCTCTGCCCATCATTACAGATTACTCTACAAAACTATCTCAAAATATAGAGATTTACAGGGCTTATAAAGAGATTTTAGAAGATGAAGCTAAAACTTTAAACTTTGAGCAAAAAAGAGTTCTAGATTTAAACATCTTGCACTTTGAATTAAGCGGTGCTCATCTTGATAAAAAGTCAAAGACAAGACTTCAAGAGATAAATATCAAAAAGAGCCAACTCTCAAATGACTTCTCTCAAAACCTCCTAGATGCAACCAATGCATATGAGTATGTAACATCTGATGCAAAGGATGTTGATGGACTTTTAAAGAGTGATATAGAGAGTGCTAAGTTTGAAGAGGATGGAGTTACAAAGTACAGATTCACCCTTCAGATGCCATCATACATAGCTTACATGACTTATGGTCCTAACTGCAAGATAAGAGAAGAGCTTTACAAAGCTTATGTTACTAGATCTCCAGAAAATGCAGCCATCATAGATGAACTTCTTAGTTTAAAAGATGAGATGAGCAAGATTTTAGGCTTTAGTAACTATGCAGAACTCTCATTAGCATCTAAGATGGCAAAAGATACAAAGAGCGTTATAGACTTTTTACAAACTCTAATAGACAACTCAAAAGAGCAGGCAAAAGAAGAGCTCAAAGAGGTTCAAGCACTCTCAAAAGAGCCACTAGAGAGTTTTGATACTGCTTACTATAGCGAGATGCTTAAAAAAAAGAAGTACGAGATAGATGAAGAGGAGTATAGACCTTATTTTGAGCAATCAAGAGTAGTAGATGGAACATTTGAGTTTTTAAATAGACTCTTTGGCATCTCATTTGTAAGAGTGGATGAAAAGCTTTGGGATGAAAAAGCCAATGCTTATGACATCTATCTAAAAGACGAGTTAAAAGCAAGAATCTATCTTGACCTTGAAGCTAGAAAAAGCAAGCGAGGCGGAGCGTGGATGCACAACTTTGAGACTCACTCTAAAACTAAAGATGGCGAAGTAAAACTTGCATCTGCTTTTGTAGTTTGTAACTTTACACCATCTAGTAAAACGCAAAAATCACTTTTAAGACATGATGATGTAGTAACTCTGTTTCATGAGATGGGTCATGCCATTCATCATCTACTAAGTGAAGTTGGCGAGATTGAAGTAAGTGGTGTAAATGGAGTGGAGTGGGATGCAGTTGAGTTTCCATCACAGTTTTTAGAAAACTTTGCTTATGAACCAAAGGTTTTAAAACTCTTTGCATCTCATCATGAAACAAAGGAAATTTTGCCAGATGAGATGATAGAGAGACTTGTTCGTGCTAAAAACTTTATGTCAGCATCACAGATGCTAAGACAATTAGAGTTCTCTTTGTTTGACTTTAAACTCCACTCAAAGCTTTATAGTGGCGAGAGTATTCAAGACTTACTAGATTCCATCAGAAAAGATACTGCACTTATAAAACCACCAGCATATAATAAGTTTCAAAATGGCTTTTCTCATATCTTCGCAGGTGGTTATGCGGCTGGATACTACAGTTACAAATGGGCAGAGGTTTTAAGTGCTGATCTCTTTTTTAGCGTGGTTGATGAGGGGATTTTTGACTCTAACGTAGCTAAGGCTTATCTTGATATTGTACTAAAAGGTGGAGGGGCAAAGAGTATGGATGAGTATTTTAAAACTCTGATGGGCAGAGAGCCTGATGCGCAGAGCTTGTTGAGATTAAATGGAATCATCTAA